The sequence below is a genomic window from Hemiscyllium ocellatum isolate sHemOce1 chromosome 27 unlocalized genomic scaffold, sHemOce1.pat.X.cur. SUPER_27_unloc_20, whole genome shotgun sequence.
GTAAAATTCTCTGTTGGACGTAAAGAGTAAAGTTGTTAAATTTTCACTTTAAATATTtacctttgggatagttctttgcctctcgaatgtTAACATATTACTGCATGGAGTGAATTATCTCTATACTGCTGGTTTAATTTAGCAGAGGGGGTTACCCGTGTCGTAATAGCGCTGCAACGTAACAAAAATGAATGAATTGACTactcacattgaagagaataattatgatctgagattCCTTACAGAGACATAGCTTCAGGGTGACAAGGAGTGGATCCTAAATATTGAGAGGAGATGTGGCATTCAAGTCGaatgggaagctaggtaaaggtagaggggtgacactgctaatcaaagcactgaccacAGGGCAGTCTGGTGTCAGTTCAGATTTCAGGTCCTAGTTTCTTTGTCCTTGGTTGATCTTCCTGTTCCCACACAGTtgttgtctgttctcagctgtgcttcatttctgctgaagctttaacCTCCTTTGACACCTTCCAGAACAATAAATCATTCACTCAATCAAAGTCCAACctacaatctcccagcctgtagATCATCCACACACAGAATATCATCATACCAGAAAATATAACAGAAAAGGCGAAAAATTAGAATTAAATAGGTGCTTGTGTCTGTTCATTGGCAAGTAAACTAGAAATAGGGGTCTGCCAGGATTCTTATAGTGCCCTAATTgaagaattctctctcccttacatctaaGTATTAGCACCCAGCTAtgatttataacaatatttacatcaacagaaataaagcatctgttGTGCAATACAGTATGGAACgagactttttctctctctcatgtgcgcgacacacacacacacacgtctatggggtgaatttgtatttgcagatacattgtgcattttgctcaaaaaatgcacaatctgcaggcagacaatacatggaatattttataaattccactttggaaatagaatcagtctgactcaaaaactgggatacagacagactctggcctcacacctttaatgcattgtctgagttgagttGTCATCTTttctaataaaaccttaagttatctcgagtaGGTGTCTTatcagaagttctggaatttacatattaatgacaccagcaactcattctaaaggatgaaagaCTTTACAATCCAGGGtgcttcaatgtataatttcagtggcATGACTCTGTAGTGTTTTGCTGTAAACtcagtgtcttatgatcttatactccacaaccacctgatgaaggaacagcgctccaaaagctagtgcttccaaataaacctgttggactggtgtcatgtgatttttatctttgcccaggttagggtgaattggccctgctaaattacccacagtgttcagggtttTGCAGGTGTGGGAGAATTGTTAGAAGCGATTTGATTCCATCTtctcgtgactgtctgtgtgaattttgGTATGTTCTCCCCCTTCTGTCTGTGCGGGTTAcctctgggtggtccggtttcctcccacagtccaaacatctgcagtttcagatggattgGATTCTTATGGTACCTaacttgaggaattctctctcccttacatctaaCTATTAGTACCCAACTCTGATTtataacaacatttacagaaataaagCATTTGTTATCAAAATAGACATAGAGACAAACAGCATAGACATCGACATTTGctttctctcatgcacacacacatgcatacaagtgtatagggtgaatttgtatttgcagaattatatttagagatacatagaacattacagcacagtgcagacccttcggcccttcaatattgcatcgacctgtgggaccaatctgaagctcatctaaccgacactattccattctcattcatatgcctatccaatgaccatttaaatgcccttaaagttggcgagtctactactattgcaggcagtacgttccacacctctactactctgagtaaagaaaccacctctgatcatctgtcctatatctatcacccctcaatttaaagttatatcccctcgtgctagccattgccacccaaggaaaaaggcattcactgtccagcctatctaactctctgattatcttctgaGTCACTTAAGTCATCTTTCAACCTGCTCCCTAAAGAAAACAGCCGCatgcccctcagcctttcctcctaagaccttccctccataccagttaacatcctagtaaatctcctctgaacctttcccaaagcttccacatcctttctataatgcggtgaccagaactgtacgcaatactccaaatctggccacaccagagttttggacagctgcagcatgatctcatggtttctaaactcaatccctctaccaacaaaagctaacacaccgtatgccttcttaacagccctatcaacctgggtaactttcaaggatctacgtACTTGGaaacagagatctctctgctcatctacactaccaagaatctgaccattagcccagtactctgcattcctgttactctttccaaagtgaatcacctcacacttttccacattaaactccaactctcagcccagctctgcagcttatctatgtccctctgtaactggcAACATCGTTAGTcagtatccacaactctaccgactttagtatcatccgCGAATTTACGAACccaccttctatgccctcatccaggtcatttataaagtgacgaagagcagtggacccaaaacagatccttgtggtacctcactagtaactgaactccaggatgaatatttcccatcaaccaccaccctctgtcttctttcagctagccaatttctgatccaaaaatttgattttgttcaaaaaatgcgCAATCTgctggcagtcaatgcaggcagtacatgcatataatattttgtaaatttcactttggaaacagaacctgtcagattcaaaattgggatacagactgactgtgacctcatacctttaatgcattgtctgagttgagatgtcacctttcgttacaaaccttaagttatctcgagaaggtgatttgtaagaagttctgagatttacatattaatgatacttacaacccattctgaaagattAAAGACTGATGGTTTGCCATGTCTGTATGTTTAGTTTCTCTCTGGTGTTGGTGTCAATGCCTTGACCCCGTGCCTGGTCGTTTCTAAAGACGCTGTATTGCAGGTTTATCCTGAATTTATAcagtttttctttgcttcccaaaatcagatctGCTCACACTGAGCAgtatcccaatgttgtgaaagatgTTAACTTTCAGGTAGAGTTATTCTAAAGAGATGTTTTTACTTTTTtggccctgtaagatcctgaattagcacccttcaggagaattagagtggagtgagaatggatgggggggggggggggggggcgaaagagagtgggatggtgctttcaattttgtggaataacaaaagaaaagatttgttctgcagaAAAAGAATTGCTTGTTgtgaatttctaccctggactgaTGTCAAAGTGAAGATTTGAGACCGCCCACggaatcccttgtggactcagaTCTGTAAAGCCTCTCTCTTGGTTCGTCCCGGAAATCATACTgtttggaagtctggaataaaaacctgTTATGGACAGTTTAGTATAATTTTAGTTATCCCCTTTATTCACTAATAGCATCACTGTGACAACATAACATTGATACCTATAAACTACactaactaggttctaataatCTAAGAGAGTAGGTTACCAGCTGTCCAGATGCCCAGCAGGCGACTCCAATGTAttgatacaaagtggcttcctttctacaaaaatttgaaaaaggaattgcatgttcttaattagacagataacagtgaaagacaataattcataAGGAAGAAAAGCTCATTGACAGATCTGTGAAGCTTGACTAATCACTCCTACAGGCCCGAAGCCATTCGTCAGGTGGGAAAAACAGCTGAGTTAGGCGCCTGCGAGCGAGATAAACTCCTCTCATGAAGAGGTACCAGTCTCAGCTAATTGGAGAGTTCACAAGGTAACCTCGCACAGCTCACATGTCAGATACAGTTGTTTTATAAAACAGCTTCTTAGTAAGGAGGGCAAATGTTCAATCATAAAATGGCTTCCCGACACATTGTGCAAGAATCTCTTCAATATTCAACCTAGAATAAATTTCTAAGCTGGGAGCAGACTCCTGCTTTTTAAGCCCTAAATCATTCTGTccctgaggctgagatgttaccGTGAGGTTtcatttaaactgattcattCGTCTTCGAATGAAACATGCCTTCTTTTCAAGTTTGTGATTGAAATTCAAGtaagacataagatctgattaGTTAGAATTGACAGTGAGGCAGTCTGTAAGGTCTGGAAaaacagcaagtaagttaaagcttTATCAATATTTCCTTTTACAGAGTTTGCATTTCAGAACCAGAATTGGCTACTCAAAAGCACCAAAAAGTCTCGAAGCgcaattaaattcaatccatagcagctaagcactaagagttaattttctactggaTTCAACAGCCTCAGCACAAAACTggtgtccttttgaactctcagGTCAGGGTTTTGTAACAGCaaagatttattttctctgtGACTGCCCTGTTTGCAAGGGGTATAAGAATCCATTATAACTGACAGCAACTGACCGTTAATTACAAAGCTTTTGATAGTACCAAGTTTCgtttcagggtcagaatcaaacactctcattaatttcacaaggggacggctgtgaatgttatcacttggtgtcctgttcatACAGATTCACCAATGCTAAGGCAAACATTCTTAATTGTCTTACAGCACTTGGTAAGTCCAGGTGTCCCTGTCTTTTGCATTCTTTAAGATTCCCCCTTTTCTGAGCCTTGCTGTCTGTCTATTTTCTAGTGCaataaatgtgttctataattcagcattacatttagtctaaatgtttaaagacaagttttaaggctatagaccGTCTCAGTGAcaatgatgacttttgtaatctctttttacagagtatttgatctgaaaactgaagtttaaaaatcaacagatgaagggcttatgcccaaaacaccgactctcctgctcctcagatgctgcctgacctgctgtgcttttccacgctttttgactctgactctccagcgtctgctgTCCTCAATTTcacgtcaatgtctgacagtcgtTCAGTCCTTTGGGCCTGTAACGAGTTTTGACtaagattctgtgagaaggagcaaagtttTTTGGTCCCTGTTTCAgtccgttttcagcatcagtgggacggAATGAGAGATCCTACTGTTACAGCGCACTGAGTGTGGAACCTAAAACAGTTATccagcctggaaagaggaattcacggtgggGAGGGACTGTACATGTGTTTGTGTACCgctgaagcttcagccatggagaaacccgaggaatcccgccccgtggagaaatcttggaagtgtggcgactgtgggaaaggcttccatgTCCTGTCTGTCCTGGAtgctcatcggcgcagtcacactggggtcaggccattctcctgccctgagtgtgggaagggattcagcaGTTCCtacaccctgctgaggcaccaacgggtccacacaggggagaggcccttcagctgctccgagtgcgggaaggccttcagcaattcctctgacctactgaagcaccagcgtgtccacaccggggagagaccgttcgcctgcccagagtgtgggaaggggttcAGCAGTTCCTCCGCCTTGCTGACCCACCAgagggtccacacaggggagaagcccttcagctgccccaagtgtgggaaggccttcacccagGCCTtttccctgctgaggcaccagagtgtccacacaggggagaggccattcacttgcccagagtgcgggaaggggttcagcgattcctctgccctgctgacccaccggcgggtccacactggggagaggcctttcagctgccctgagtgtgggaaggccttcacccatgcctccaacctgctgacccaccggtgggtccacaccagggagaggcccttcagttgccccgagtgtggtaaggccttcagcaatttctcCCACGTGGTgatccaccggcgggtccactccggggagaggccattcacttgtCCTGAGTGCGcaaaggccttcagcaattcctctgacttactgaagcaccagcgggttcacaccggcgagcggcccttcagctgccctgtgtgtgggaaggccttcacccagTCCTGCAACTTGCAGAGGCACCAGCGGGGGCACCAGTGCTCCCAACAATCGGATTCTGCCAGTGAGGCTGCTGTGGGTCACCCCCAGGACTGAACCTCCTGCCCAGTCTGATAGTGGGAGAGTTGGtgggcttgttttgttttctgttggactgcacccactcccacagtggctcagtggtgagtagcattgcctcccagtgccagggactcagctttgattccactattggggcaactatctgtgtggagtttgcacattctcctcctgtgcctgtgtgggttttctctgggtgttccggtttcctcccacagtccaaaggtgtgcaggtaggatggattggcgat
It includes:
- the LOC132807721 gene encoding gastrula zinc finger protein XlCGF8.2DB-like, producing the protein MCLCTAEASAMEKPEESRPVEKSWKCGDCGKGFHVLSVLDAHRRSHTGVRPFSCPECGKGFSSSYTLLRHQRVHTGERPFSCSECGKAFSNSSDLLKHQRVHTGERPFACPECGKGFSSSSALLTHQRVHTGEKPFSCPKCGKAFTQAFSLLRHQSVHTGERPFTCPECGKGFSDSSALLTHRRVHTGERPFSCPECGKAFTHASNLLTHRWVHTRERPFSCPECGKAFSNFSHVVIHRRVHSGERPFTCPECAKAFSNSSDLLKHQRVHTGERPFSCPVCGKAFTQSCNLQRHQRGHQCSQQSDSASEAAVGHPQD